Proteins encoded in a region of the Dreissena polymorpha isolate Duluth1 chromosome 6, UMN_Dpol_1.0, whole genome shotgun sequence genome:
- the LOC127836662 gene encoding nephrin-like, translating into MQPTNQSPITQYSSTGTVVNILHPPSIPKCAIGNYSIAFSTIRAVKNEPLTVNCTSQSNPPPMSYTWTLPAGVKQYGQQLTIPQVVSSGNYTLDVNNAMNATFEPHVIAGHANIILTHHVLYPVSIRSIANTTVLLNQALSVMCPYTPGNPLETSFTWIHVTTSREVGRGQNLALPNMHISDEGLYKCKVNNTMTPTGCCAQQAYDETMFYVDIQYAANIRRFYATGFENAPHFTVNESQTVILHCDSEGDPLASMLLINNTRGEQNVLIEKYSNTISVSIPNARCEYDMGAYQCRANNTHNKEQPVREIEIKIRCSPRPSPFMPPVPMVWTKSNSSVILTYTIVAYPPPSASDAFVWRKQVNDKWLAINDTSRLHSHISDNRLQTNLSIFNVQEDDFATYMIKVNNDVGATEHTFVIQAKEKPAMPKQFSVVEELVTDRSVTVEWIPGFNGGEYQLFVIEYKQQTIEYWLYKNVSELISRISIDGLESGTSYQFKMYAENSIGSSGETDVITFLTRAKTDHEANPSVGAAVGGAVGGTLVIVILVVLWKCRNKFKRNPDAGAHYDDLFKGQTNVSAPNTSSEYAEYKVESHHINQYETLAETSFHQYSVISSGDTEGISVLNRESEVPDNDCAVGREDRFYVNLV; encoded by the exons ATGCAGCCAACAAATCAATCTCCGATAACACAATATAGTTCAACTGGCACAGTGGTCAACATTTTAC ATCCGCCGTCAATTCCTAAGTGTGCAATCGGAAATTACTCAATCGCGTTTAGTACTATACGGGCAGTTAAAAATGAGCCATTAACAGTTAATTGCACCAGCCAGAGCAACCCTCCTCCCATGAGCTATACATGGACACTGCCTGCGGGTGTGAAACAGTATGGACAACAACTCACCATACCACAAGTAGTGTCTAGCGGTAATTACACACTGGATGTCAACAATGCCATGAACGCAACTTTCGAACCGCATGTGATTGCTGGACATGCCAATATTATCTTAACACATCACGTATTAT ATCCAGTGAGTATACGGTCTATTGCGAATACAACCGTTTTGTTGAACCAGGCATTGTCAGTCATGTGCCCTTACACACCTGGAAATCCACTTGAGACCAGTTTCACGTGGATACACGTTACTACATCACGCGAGGTAGGACGTGGGCAAAATCTTGCCTTGCCAAACATGCATATATCAGACGAGGGCCTTTATAAGTGCAAAGTAAACAACACAATGACACCTACAGGATGCTGTGCACAGCAGGCTTATGACGAAACAATGTTTTATGTTGATATACAAT ACGCCGCAAATATAAGAAGGTTTTATGCCACCGGATTTGAGAATGCACCACATTTTACGGTAAACGAAAGTCAAACTGTGATATTACACTGTGATTCTGAGGGCGACCCTTTGGCCTCTATGTTACTTATAAATAATACACGCGGTGAACAAAATGTACTTATTGAAAAATATTCTAACACAATATCCGTATCGATTCCTAATGCAAGATGTGAATATGATATGGGAGCCTACCAATGCAGAGCGAACAACACGCACAATAAAGAGCAGCCTGTGCGAGAGATTGAGATCAAGATCAGAT GTTCACCGAGACCTTCGCCATTTATGCCTCCTGTACCAATGGTATGGACGAAATCAAACAGTAGTGTAATTCTCACTTACACTATTGTGGCGTATCCTCCTCCAAGCGCTTCAGATGCATTTGTTTGGCGGAAGCAAGTAAACGATAAATGGTTAGCCATCAATGATACCAGCAGACTTCATAGTCACATTTCCGACAATAGACTGCAGACAAACCTTTCAATTTTTAACGTGCAGGAAGATGATTTTGCAACCTATATGATCAAAGTAAACAATGACGTTGGCGCCACGGAGCATACATTTGTTATTCAAGCGAAAG AAAAGCCAGCGATGCCAAAACAATTCAGTGTAGTTGAAGAATTGGTAACAGACAGGTCTGTAACAGTTGAATGGATACCAGGATTTAATGGAGGCGAATATCAATTGTTCGTTATAGAATATAAACAGCAAACGATCGAGTATTGGCTTTACAAAAATGTATCTGAACTTATCAGTCGAATATCTATTGACGGATTGGAATCCGGGACCTCTTATCAATTCAAAATGTATGCAGAAAATTCAATTGGATCTTCAGGGGAAACCGATGTGATAACTTTTTTAACAAGAGCCAAAACTG ATCACGAAGCCAATCCATCTGTCGGGGCTGCAGTTGGAGGTGCTGTAGGAGGAACTCTTGTAATAGTCATCTTAGTGGTTCTTTGGAAATGTAGGAACAAGTTTAAAC GAAATCCTGACGCTGGTGCTCATTACGATGATTTATTCAAAGGACA GACAAACGTCTCTGCGCCCAATACCAGCTCCGAATATGCAGAGTACAAAGTcg AATCCCATCACATAAACCAGTACGAGACACTGGCTGAAACTTCATTTCATCAGTATTCGGTCATATCAAGTGGCGACACAGAGGGGATCAGTGTTCTTAACCGTGAATCTGAAGTTCCAGATAATGATTGTGCAGTAGGGAGAGAAGACAGATTCTATGTTAATTTAGTATAA